One window from the genome of Castellaniella sp. MT123 encodes:
- a CDS encoding methyltransferase domain-containing protein has protein sequence MSQLPRLPIDPMAVSRQFARRAPLDAPQFLFGEIAQRMLRRLSYIRMDPHDILDAGCGAAHALDPLRARYPNLHYIGQDNCGALLDTARGRHAGKPGFWHRLRNKPTPQPEFLQADLADTGLPDESLDLVWSNLALHWHPEPHLVLQEWRRILRNDALAMYSSLGPGSLRELRDAVAEAGLDTRPMEFVDMHDFGDLMIQVGFADPVMDQEIITLTYRTADKLLQDVQSLGGNPHPERRRGLSGRAWRDRLLQALERRRHDDGTIHLSLEVAYGHAWRAAARRGVIGDMPVTVFKRAQPLEAGKPPPRVVPRKLP, from the coding sequence ATGTCACAGCTTCCCCGCCTGCCCATCGACCCTATGGCCGTCTCGCGGCAATTTGCCCGACGCGCCCCCCTGGACGCCCCCCAGTTCCTGTTTGGCGAAATCGCCCAGCGCATGCTGCGCCGGCTGAGCTACATCCGCATGGACCCGCACGACATTCTGGATGCCGGCTGCGGTGCGGCCCATGCGCTGGATCCGCTGCGCGCCCGCTACCCGAACCTGCACTACATCGGCCAGGACAACTGCGGCGCATTACTGGACACCGCCCGCGGGCGTCATGCCGGCAAGCCCGGCTTCTGGCACCGCCTGCGCAACAAACCCACGCCGCAGCCCGAATTCCTGCAGGCGGATCTGGCCGACACCGGCCTGCCGGACGAAAGCCTGGACCTGGTGTGGTCCAATCTGGCCCTGCACTGGCACCCCGAGCCCCATCTGGTGCTGCAGGAATGGCGCCGGATCCTGCGCAACGACGCCCTGGCCATGTATTCCAGCCTGGGCCCCGGGTCGCTGCGCGAACTGCGCGACGCCGTCGCCGAGGCTGGTCTGGACACACGCCCCATGGAATTCGTGGACATGCACGATTTCGGCGATCTGATGATCCAGGTCGGGTTCGCCGACCCGGTCATGGATCAGGAAATCATCACACTGACCTACCGGACGGCGGACAAATTGCTGCAAGACGTCCAGTCGCTGGGCGGCAACCCACACCCTGAACGCCGCCGGGGCCTGTCCGGCCGCGCCTGGCGCGACCGTCTGCTCCAGGCGCTGGAGCGCCGCCGCCACGACGACGGCACCATTCACCTGAGCCTGGAAGTCGCCTACGGCCACGCCTGGCGCGCAGCGGCCCGACGCGGCGTGATCGGCGACATGCCGGTCACGGTGTTCAAGCGGGCCCAGCCGCTGGAAGCCGGCAAGCCGCCGCCACGCGTCGTGCCGCGAAAACTGCCCTAA
- a CDS encoding phosphoribosyltransferase family protein — MRHLMAWRDWCRWIPAECPGCRRRVPGQGLCGACSVALVPDRSRPRCPVCAHPLMGEACPDCPPGAPVYDRIVAAFDYTGLGRDLVQDYKIRCRLSLAGVLADRLAQVVREAGRPDAGLPEWIVPVPARRAALLQRGFSPPAEIARLLGRRLGLPCRLDGVRRLREGPKQASLGRTDRLRAQSGLYVCDRGHPESVPECLAGARIAVVDDVLTTGATMRAVAMALKAAGAAHVEGWVLARAVHQGAPEGVIL, encoded by the coding sequence ATGCGGCATCTGATGGCATGGCGCGACTGGTGCCGCTGGATTCCGGCCGAGTGCCCGGGCTGCAGGCGGCGCGTGCCTGGGCAGGGGCTCTGCGGCGCCTGTTCGGTGGCTCTGGTCCCGGATCGCAGCCGGCCGCGTTGTCCGGTCTGCGCGCATCCTTTGATGGGTGAGGCCTGCCCCGATTGCCCGCCCGGCGCCCCGGTTTATGACCGGATCGTTGCCGCCTTCGACTACACCGGCCTGGGGCGGGATCTGGTCCAGGACTACAAGATCCGGTGCCGCCTGTCGCTGGCCGGGGTGCTGGCCGATCGCCTGGCACAGGTTGTGCGCGAGGCCGGCCGGCCAGACGCCGGACTGCCCGAATGGATCGTTCCAGTTCCTGCTCGGCGGGCGGCGCTGTTGCAGCGGGGTTTCAGTCCCCCTGCCGAGATCGCCCGTCTGCTGGGGCGGCGTCTGGGGTTGCCCTGCCGGCTGGATGGCGTCCGTCGTCTGCGGGAGGGCCCCAAGCAGGCGTCCCTGGGGCGCACCGATCGTCTGCGGGCCCAGTCGGGGCTGTATGTCTGCGACCGTGGGCACCCGGAATCCGTGCCCGAATGCCTGGCGGGCGCCCGCATCGCCGTGGTGGACGACGTGCTGACGACCGGGGCGACAATGCGGGCGGTCGCGATGGCGCTGAAGGCCGCCGGTGCCGCCCACGTGGAAGGCTGGGTGCTGGCCCGTGCGGTTCATCAGGGGGCGCCAGAGGGAGTGATCCTATAA
- a CDS encoding tRNA (cytidine(34)-2'-O)-methyltransferase, giving the protein MFHVVLVEPEIPPNTGNVIRLTANTGTFLHLVRPLGFPLDDARMRRAGLDYHEWARMQVHDSLAAAFEAIDGDPVRRFALTTRGSVSIGECRFQAGDVFVFGRETAGLSAEQMAFFPDGQRIRLPMRPQQRSLNLSNAVAVTVFEAWRQTGYAGGI; this is encoded by the coding sequence ATGTTTCATGTCGTCCTTGTCGAACCCGAAATCCCGCCCAACACCGGCAACGTCATCCGCCTGACGGCCAATACCGGCACGTTCCTGCACCTGGTGCGCCCCTTGGGCTTTCCGTTGGATGATGCACGTATGCGCCGCGCGGGGCTGGACTATCACGAGTGGGCCCGCATGCAGGTGCATGACAGTCTGGCGGCTGCGTTCGAGGCGATCGATGGAGACCCCGTCCGGCGATTCGCGCTGACCACGCGCGGCTCGGTGTCGATCGGCGAATGCCGCTTCCAGGCGGGTGACGTGTTCGTGTTCGGCCGCGAAACAGCGGGCCTGTCGGCGGAACAGATGGCGTTTTTCCCGGATGGTCAACGTATCCGTCTGCCCATGCGCCCTCAGCAGCGCAGCCTGAACCTGTCCAACGCCGTGGCCGTGACCGTGTTCGAGGCCTGGCGCCAGACCGGGTACGCGGGCGGGATCTGA
- a CDS encoding NAD(P)H-dependent glycerol-3-phosphate dehydrogenase, which yields MLPVRLAVLGAGSWGTALAALASIRTDTLLWARDPDVAQTVNQDHANPRYLPGIDLPASLRATSDWAAALDHVLQGPIDAERLIVLGVPMAGLADVCRRLARTLPTQPTATLHLLWTCKGISPDTQQWPHQIVMGALPRAPWLQVGVLSGPSFAREVARGLPVALTVATMHADTGRVAQAAFHGTQARIYTTRDIIGVEVGGALKNVMAIACGISDGLHLGTNARAALITRGLAEIQRLGVALGGRAETFIGLTGLGDLVLTATGDLSRNRQVGIAIGQGQSLETILAGGMTAEGVRCAQAALALGRRHGLELPITEAVCQVLFEGLAPHQAVAALLARDPRPE from the coding sequence ATGCTTCCTGTCCGACTTGCCGTCCTGGGCGCAGGCAGCTGGGGGACCGCGCTGGCGGCGCTCGCCAGCATCCGGACCGACACACTGCTCTGGGCGCGCGATCCCGACGTCGCCCAAACAGTCAACCAGGATCATGCCAATCCGCGGTATCTGCCGGGCATCGATCTGCCGGCCTCGCTACGCGCCACGAGCGACTGGGCCGCGGCGCTGGATCATGTCCTGCAGGGCCCCATCGACGCCGAACGACTGATCGTACTGGGGGTCCCGATGGCGGGCCTGGCCGACGTCTGCCGGCGTCTCGCACGGACCCTGCCCACGCAGCCAACCGCCACCCTGCACCTGCTATGGACCTGCAAGGGCATCAGCCCCGACACCCAGCAGTGGCCACACCAGATCGTCATGGGCGCCCTGCCCCGAGCCCCCTGGCTTCAGGTCGGCGTGCTGTCGGGCCCATCCTTTGCCCGCGAAGTCGCCCGGGGCCTGCCCGTGGCTCTGACCGTAGCCACCATGCATGCCGACACGGGCCGAGTCGCGCAGGCTGCGTTTCACGGAACCCAGGCACGCATTTACACCACCCGCGACATCATCGGAGTCGAGGTCGGCGGTGCCTTGAAGAACGTCATGGCGATCGCCTGCGGCATCAGCGACGGCCTCCATCTGGGCACCAATGCCCGTGCCGCGCTGATCACGCGCGGGCTGGCAGAGATCCAGCGTCTGGGCGTCGCATTGGGCGGGCGCGCCGAAACCTTCATAGGCCTGACCGGCCTGGGCGATCTGGTGCTCACCGCCACGGGCGATCTGTCCCGCAACCGTCAGGTTGGCATCGCGATCGGCCAGGGTCAGTCGCTGGAAACGATCCTGGCGGGCGGCATGACCGCCGAGGGCGTGCGCTGCGCGCAGGCCGCGCTGGCGCTGGGCCGCCGCCACGGACTGGAACTGCCGATCACCGAAGCGGTCTGCCAGGTACTGTTCGAAGGCCTGGCGCCCCATCAGGCAGTGGCTGCCCTGCTGGCACGCGATCCGCGCCCGGAATAG
- the secB gene encoding protein-export chaperone SecB, with amino-acid sequence MSEANHTENGQAPSFGLQRTYIKDLSLEMPNAPAIFLEQEGPTVEVSIQVGGQQLAETVFESVVTATVTTRIGDKVLYLVELSQAGIFEAANIPADQLDPLLGIVCPTMLYPYLRANVADAITRTSLPPLHLSEMNFQALYEQRLAQQSGAQAQGEDSGLILPPGARN; translated from the coding sequence ATGTCCGAAGCAAACCACACCGAAAACGGCCAAGCCCCCAGCTTCGGCCTGCAACGCACCTACATCAAGGACCTGTCCCTGGAAATGCCCAACGCGCCGGCGATTTTCCTGGAACAGGAAGGTCCGACCGTCGAGGTCTCCATTCAGGTCGGCGGCCAGCAGCTGGCCGAAACGGTCTTCGAATCCGTGGTCACGGCCACGGTGACCACGCGCATCGGCGACAAGGTCCTGTACCTGGTCGAGCTCAGCCAGGCCGGCATCTTCGAGGCGGCGAACATTCCCGCCGACCAGCTCGACCCGCTGTTGGGCATCGTCTGCCCGACCATGCTGTATCCCTACCTGCGGGCCAACGTCGCCGACGCCATCACCCGCACCTCGCTGCCGCCGCTGCATCTCAGCGAAATGAACTTCCAGGCCCTGTACGAGCAGCGCCTGGCGCAACAGTCCGGCGCCCAGGCCCAGGGTGAAGACTCCGGCCTGATCCTGCCGCCGGGCGCGCGCAACTAA
- the grxC gene encoding glutaredoxin 3, translating into MAQITMYCTTVCPYCTRAEMLLKQRGVQEIHKIYVDRDPAQRAVMMERTGRRTVPQIYIDDRHIGGFDDLSALDRADGLLPLLQACPS; encoded by the coding sequence ATGGCCCAAATCACGATGTATTGCACCACCGTGTGCCCGTATTGCACGCGCGCCGAAATGCTGCTGAAGCAGCGCGGCGTCCAGGAGATCCACAAAATTTACGTGGATCGCGACCCCGCACAGCGTGCCGTCATGATGGAACGCACCGGCCGGCGCACCGTTCCCCAGATCTACATCGACGACCGCCACATCGGCGGCTTCGACGACCTGTCCGCGCTGGACCGCGCCGACGGCCTGCTGCCGCTGCTGCAAGCCTGCCCCTCCTGA
- a CDS encoding rhodanese-like domain-containing protein encodes MDFLLSQNNLWILLIALVSGAMLLWPSLSRGRSHGRIALTDAVQQINREQGVFVDIRPAEQFKAGHIPQARNITLDTLDAHVGTLPKDKPIVFVDAHGRDSGRAVTQLRKHGFERVSCLDGGLNAWTEGGLPLKKS; translated from the coding sequence GTGGACTTTTTACTCAGCCAGAACAACCTCTGGATCCTGCTGATCGCCCTGGTTTCCGGGGCCATGCTTCTGTGGCCCAGTCTGTCACGGGGGCGCTCGCACGGGCGCATCGCTCTGACCGACGCCGTCCAGCAGATCAACCGGGAACAGGGCGTGTTCGTCGACATCCGCCCGGCCGAACAATTCAAGGCCGGCCACATCCCCCAGGCCCGCAACATCACGCTGGACACGCTGGATGCCCACGTCGGCACCCTGCCAAAGGACAAGCCCATCGTGTTCGTGGACGCCCACGGGCGGGACAGTGGCCGCGCCGTCACGCAACTGCGCAAGCACGGCTTCGAACGGGTATCCTGCCTGGACGGCGGGCTCAATGCCTGGACCGAAGGCGGCCTGCCCCTCAAAAAATCCTGA
- the gpmA gene encoding 2,3-diphosphoglycerate-dependent phosphoglycerate mutase → MHKLVLMRHGESQWNLENRFTGWTDVDLTDTGRAQARQAGELLRAQGYEFDLAFASVLKRAIRTLWIALDAMDAMHTPIGLSWRLNERHYGALQGLNKAETAARYGEAQVLQWRRAYAIAPDPLAADDPRHPRFDARYSRVPADQLPATECLRDTVNRVVPFWNDSIAPAIRSGRRVLVSAHGNSLRALIKHLDGISDDEIVGVNIPTGQPLVYELDDDLRPLRHYYLGDEDQIRAAMLAVANQGKANQA, encoded by the coding sequence ATGCACAAACTGGTCCTCATGCGCCATGGCGAAAGCCAATGGAATCTCGAAAACCGTTTCACCGGCTGGACCGACGTGGACCTGACCGACACCGGCCGGGCGCAGGCGCGCCAGGCGGGCGAACTGCTGCGCGCCCAGGGCTATGAATTCGACCTGGCCTTCGCGTCGGTGCTCAAACGCGCCATTCGTACGCTGTGGATCGCTCTGGATGCCATGGACGCCATGCATACGCCCATCGGCCTGAGCTGGCGCCTGAACGAACGTCATTACGGGGCCCTGCAAGGCCTGAACAAGGCCGAAACCGCCGCACGTTACGGCGAGGCCCAGGTCCTGCAATGGCGCCGCGCCTATGCGATCGCGCCCGACCCGCTGGCTGCCGACGATCCCCGCCATCCGCGGTTCGATGCGCGCTACAGCCGCGTCCCGGCCGACCAGTTGCCAGCGACCGAATGCCTGCGCGATACCGTGAACCGTGTGGTGCCTTTCTGGAACGACTCCATCGCCCCCGCGATCCGCTCGGGCCGGCGCGTGCTGGTGTCGGCGCACGGCAACAGCTTGCGGGCGTTGATCAAGCATCTGGACGGGATCTCCGACGACGAGATCGTCGGCGTGAACATCCCGACCGGCCAGCCGCTGGTCTACGAACTGGACGATGATCTGCGGCCCCTGCGCCACTATTATCTGGGCGACGAAGACCAGATCCGCGCCGCCATGCTGGCGGTCGCCAACCAGGGCAAGGCAAACCAGGCCTGA
- a CDS encoding peptidoglycan DD-metalloendopeptidase family protein, giving the protein MRHFGLGLVLCLAMVSAQAESSLQTRQTRAREDRTALQAQIDALQKRIEASESSRQDASAALKDSEQAISDISRHLAELDQRHKTLSDTLKTLGAARTQQAAELDRQRRALADQLRAQYASGLSPWTALLSGRDPQDIGRELAYLAYVSRARTRTLDELRGTLARLTELRQRTDASQAELDTLVSDTQAQKLALQTQQAQRREVLAQVQSRLQGERQQSKDLHARDARLGNLIQSLDTEIAQAEARRQAALKAEAQRRAKEQAERARREQQRLKELQAQRDKAAQEAQHVREQAERHLRESATRDQSAAAKQGAAEPHAPSGLSPDESAATKPADAQPAPTLATREPSADAAAATEIRSVPEKGFPGLRKGLPRPVAGEAQGRFGMPRPEGGVWRGIVLRATAGAPVHAVAAGRVVYAHWLSGFGNIIIIDHGQQYLSIYAYNQTLLKQVGDVVARGDVVARVGSTGGQVEPGLYFELRHQGAPINPQLWLQP; this is encoded by the coding sequence ATGCGACATTTCGGCCTGGGGCTGGTGCTATGTCTGGCGATGGTCTCGGCCCAGGCGGAATCCTCGTTGCAGACGCGCCAGACACGGGCGCGCGAAGACCGGACGGCGCTGCAAGCGCAGATCGACGCCTTGCAAAAGCGCATCGAGGCCTCCGAGTCCTCGCGTCAGGATGCCAGCGCCGCCTTGAAAGACTCGGAACAGGCGATTTCCGACATCAGCCGCCATCTGGCCGAACTCGACCAGCGCCACAAAACGCTGTCGGACACCCTGAAGACACTTGGCGCGGCGCGCACGCAGCAGGCGGCGGAACTCGACCGGCAGCGCCGGGCCCTGGCCGACCAGTTGCGGGCGCAGTATGCCAGCGGCCTGTCTCCCTGGACGGCGCTGTTGTCGGGGCGCGATCCGCAGGACATCGGCCGTGAACTTGCCTACCTGGCGTATGTGTCGCGGGCGCGAACGCGCACGCTCGATGAGCTGCGAGGCACGCTGGCGCGCCTGACGGAGCTGCGACAGCGGACCGATGCCAGCCAGGCTGAACTCGACACCCTGGTGAGCGATACCCAGGCCCAGAAGCTCGCGCTGCAGACCCAGCAGGCGCAGCGCCGCGAGGTGCTGGCGCAGGTGCAGTCCCGTCTTCAGGGCGAACGCCAGCAGTCCAAGGACCTGCATGCGCGGGATGCGCGGCTGGGGAATCTGATTCAGTCGCTGGACACCGAGATCGCCCAGGCCGAGGCTCGCCGCCAGGCGGCGCTCAAGGCCGAGGCGCAACGGCGTGCGAAGGAACAGGCCGAACGGGCGCGGCGTGAGCAGCAGCGGTTGAAGGAACTGCAGGCGCAGCGGGACAAGGCCGCCCAGGAAGCGCAGCACGTGCGCGAGCAAGCCGAACGCCATTTGCGGGAATCGGCGACGCGCGATCAATCCGCTGCCGCGAAGCAGGGGGCGGCCGAACCGCATGCGCCGTCCGGACTTTCACCCGACGAATCCGCCGCGACCAAGCCCGCGGATGCACAGCCGGCCCCGACGCTCGCTACGCGGGAACCTTCCGCCGATGCCGCCGCGGCGACCGAGATCCGGTCGGTTCCCGAGAAGGGTTTTCCGGGGCTGCGCAAGGGCCTGCCCCGGCCCGTGGCCGGCGAAGCGCAGGGGCGCTTCGGTATGCCGCGCCCGGAAGGGGGCGTCTGGCGCGGCATCGTGCTGCGCGCGACGGCCGGGGCGCCGGTGCATGCCGTCGCGGCCGGTCGTGTCGTGTATGCGCACTGGCTGAGCGGTTTCGGCAACATCATCATCATCGACCATGGGCAGCAGTACCTGAGCATCTATGCTTACAACCAGACGCTGCTCAAGCAGGTGGGCGACGTGGTGGCCCGGGGGGATGTGGTGGCGCGCGTCGGTTCGACGGGCGGACAGGTCGAGCCGGGGTTGTATTTCGAATTGCGACATCAGGGGGCGCCGATCAATCCTCAACTATGGTTGCAGCCTTAA
- a CDS encoding S41 family peptidase, translating to MGTRKNRSLGWVVMGFLGGILVSLGISAAAQKTEPLPLKSLQQFANVYGAIKSSYVEPVSDQALIDDAIKGLFTDLDPHSVYLDEEAYKQMQDITRGGFGGLGIEIGTQDGMPKVIAPIEDTPAARAGILTGDLITAINGDPTKGMSLNDAVKKMRGEPGTAIDLTIQRAGSPKPLKFHIVREMIKTRSVRGKMLPHDIAYVRISQFQDRTLVDMVKMLSSLSKKQAPKGLILDLRNDPGGLLDGAIGVVSAFVDSGKLVVSTKGRIPSSNEEFYARPLDGSHGLEGIRLPTWTRTVPMVVLVNVGSASASEIVAGALQDYKRAQIIGNRTFGKGSVQSVLQLSKDTGIKLTTARYYTPSGRSIQNTGVEPDHVVDDSAAGNLFRMQREVDLQHHLANQATSQSAQSGEEDDFVQGEIKMFEFGGTDDWQLQQAVNALQGRPILKADAALVRQARAAASAGQAAKPAAQPTAKPAATEKKTLNEGAAPVEHYRITPEGLIKVQ from the coding sequence ATGGGCACTCGAAAGAATCGATCGTTGGGCTGGGTTGTGATGGGCTTTCTGGGGGGTATCCTGGTCAGCCTGGGCATCTCCGCCGCCGCGCAAAAAACCGAGCCGCTGCCGCTGAAAAGCCTGCAGCAGTTCGCCAACGTCTATGGCGCCATCAAATCCAGCTATGTAGAGCCGGTGTCCGACCAGGCCCTGATCGACGACGCCATCAAGGGCCTGTTCACCGATCTGGATCCGCATTCGGTCTACCTCGACGAGGAAGCCTACAAGCAGATGCAGGACATCACGCGCGGAGGCTTCGGTGGCCTGGGCATCGAGATCGGCACCCAGGACGGCATGCCGAAGGTCATTGCGCCGATCGAGGACACCCCTGCCGCGCGCGCCGGCATCCTGACCGGGGACCTGATCACGGCGATCAATGGCGACCCCACCAAGGGCATGTCCCTGAACGATGCCGTGAAGAAGATGCGCGGCGAACCCGGCACGGCCATCGATCTGACCATCCAGCGCGCAGGTAGCCCCAAGCCCCTCAAATTCCATATCGTGCGCGAAATGATCAAGACGCGCAGCGTGCGCGGCAAGATGCTGCCTCATGACATCGCTTACGTGCGCATCAGCCAGTTCCAGGACCGCACCCTGGTCGATATGGTGAAGATGCTGTCCAGCCTGTCGAAAAAGCAGGCACCCAAGGGCCTGATCCTGGATCTGCGCAACGACCCGGGCGGGCTGCTGGACGGTGCCATCGGCGTGGTGTCGGCATTCGTCGACTCCGGCAAGCTGGTGGTTTCCACCAAGGGCCGTATTCCATCCTCGAACGAAGAGTTCTACGCTCGGCCGCTCGATGGCAGCCATGGCCTGGAGGGCATCCGCCTGCCGACCTGGACGCGGACCGTACCCATGGTCGTGCTGGTGAATGTCGGGTCGGCCTCGGCCTCGGAGATCGTTGCGGGGGCACTGCAGGACTACAAGCGCGCCCAGATCATCGGCAATCGCACCTTCGGAAAGGGCTCGGTGCAGTCCGTGCTGCAGCTCAGCAAGGACACCGGCATCAAGCTGACCACGGCACGTTATTACACGCCCAGCGGTCGGTCGATCCAGAATACCGGCGTCGAGCCCGACCACGTCGTCGACGACAGCGCGGCCGGTAATCTGTTCCGCATGCAGCGCGAAGTCGATCTGCAGCATCATCTGGCCAACCAGGCGACGTCGCAGTCCGCGCAGTCCGGCGAGGAAGACGATTTCGTGCAGGGCGAGATCAAGATGTTCGAATTCGGCGGGACCGACGACTGGCAGCTGCAGCAGGCGGTCAATGCCTTGCAGGGGCGCCCGATCCTGAAGGCCGATGCGGCGCTCGTGCGCCAGGCGCGTGCCGCGGCGTCCGCCGGGCAGGCAGCCAAACCTGCCGCGCAGCCCACCGCCAAACCGGCTGCGACGGAAAAAAAAACACTGAATGAAGGTGCGGCCCCGGTAGAACACTACCGCATCACCCCGGAAGGGCTGATCAAGGTCCAATGA
- a CDS encoding HesA/MoeB/ThiF family protein encodes MGDAQLMRYARHILLDELGIEGQERLLAARVLIIGAGGLGSPAALYLAAAGVGSILLVDDDVVELSNLQRQVLHAMADLGQPKAESGRQALLAINPDIQVRALVERLDEPRLRELAGQVDLVLDCTDNFATRHAINRACVATRTPLVSGAAIRFSGQISVYDLRDDASPCYHCLFPEADDVEELRCATTGVLGPLVGMVGSVQAAEAIKIITGMGEPLVGRLLSVDALRMQWHTIRFRRDPECPVCARRAPASAGYPGG; translated from the coding sequence TTGGGTGATGCGCAGTTGATGCGCTATGCCCGGCACATCCTCCTCGATGAGCTGGGCATCGAAGGCCAGGAGCGCCTGCTGGCCGCGCGGGTGCTGATCATCGGGGCTGGTGGCCTGGGATCCCCTGCGGCGCTCTATCTGGCAGCCGCCGGGGTAGGTTCGATCCTCCTGGTGGACGACGACGTCGTCGAGCTCAGCAATCTGCAGCGCCAGGTGCTGCATGCCATGGCGGATCTGGGGCAACCCAAGGCCGAATCCGGTCGACAGGCCCTGCTGGCGATCAATCCCGACATCCAGGTCCGGGCCTTGGTCGAACGTCTGGACGAGCCGCGTCTGCGCGAACTGGCGGGCCAGGTCGATCTGGTGCTGGACTGCACCGACAATTTCGCCACCCGGCATGCGATCAACCGCGCCTGCGTCGCCACACGTACACCGCTGGTGTCGGGGGCGGCCATCCGGTTTTCCGGCCAGATCAGCGTCTACGACCTGCGCGACGACGCGTCACCTTGTTATCACTGCCTGTTTCCCGAGGCCGATGATGTCGAGGAATTGCGCTGCGCCACGACCGGTGTCCTGGGGCCGCTGGTTGGCATGGTGGGCAGCGTGCAGGCGGCCGAGGCCATCAAGATCATCACCGGGATGGGCGAGCCGCTGGTGGGTCGGCTGTTGTCGGTCGATGCCCTGCGCATGCAGTGGCATACGATCCGGTTCAGGCGCGATCCGGAGTGCCCGGTATGCGCCCGTCGCGCGCCCGCATCAGCAGGGTACCCAGGCGGTTGA
- a CDS encoding pyrimidine 5'-nucleotidase produces the protein MTPLRAPSPLRRGQSVQPDEPVWLFDLDNTLHDASRAIFRTIDRRMSAAVAQALDLPADQADVLRQRYWERYGATAIGLARHHGVNLRQFLATCHDFDVRPLVHAETGLKTRLRSLKGTRIVLTNAPAHYARRVLKALGILQEFDGLWAIDHMMPMGLPRPKPSLGLMHQVVARLGVPARRVILVEDTLRNLKSARQAGLRTAYLYHPGTPFSRQQHGRDLYVDVRINRLGTLLMRARDGRIPGTPDRA, from the coding sequence ATGACCCCATTACGTGCCCCCAGCCCGCTGCGGCGGGGACAATCCGTCCAGCCGGACGAGCCGGTCTGGCTGTTCGATCTGGACAACACCCTGCACGATGCATCGCGGGCAATCTTTCGCACGATCGATCGACGCATGAGCGCCGCCGTGGCCCAGGCGCTGGACCTGCCGGCCGATCAGGCCGACGTCCTGCGCCAGCGCTACTGGGAGCGCTATGGCGCCACGGCCATTGGCCTGGCACGGCATCATGGCGTGAACCTGCGCCAGTTCCTGGCCACCTGCCACGACTTCGACGTCAGACCCCTGGTCCATGCCGAAACCGGCCTGAAGACGCGCCTGCGCAGCCTGAAGGGCACCCGCATCGTCCTGACCAACGCGCCTGCGCATTACGCCCGCCGGGTCCTGAAGGCCCTGGGCATCCTGCAGGAATTCGACGGCCTCTGGGCCATCGACCACATGATGCCCATGGGGCTGCCACGGCCCAAGCCATCATTGGGATTGATGCATCAGGTCGTCGCCCGGCTGGGCGTTCCGGCCCGGCGGGTGATCCTGGTGGAAGACACCCTGCGCAACCTGAAATCGGCCCGTCAGGCGGGGCTGCGCACGGCTTATCTGTACCATCCGGGCACGCCGTTCTCGCGGCAGCAGCATGGCCGCGACCTGTACGTGGACGTGCGGATCAACCGCCTGGGTACCCTGCTGATGCGGGCGCGCGACGGGCGCATACCGGGCACTCCGGATCGCGCCTGA